In Clostridium sporogenes, one genomic interval encodes:
- the hisS gene encoding histidine--tRNA ligase, whose amino-acid sequence MSLQAPKGTKDLLPTESYKWQYLENKFRNIAADFGCREIRTPIFEYTELFQRGVGETTDVVQKEMYTFEDKAGRSITLKPEGTSPAVRAFVEGRLFNETQPTKMYYFTPVMRYENVQKGRLRQHHQFGIEIFGAKDASVDAEVISIPVRIYKELGVKGVELNINSIGCPKCRKTYNEALKKYLSKNYDKLCSTCKTRFDKNPLRILDCKVDTCKEIVKDAPIILDYICYECKEHFESLKSYLDVLNINYKVDPFIVRGLDYYSKTVFEFITDDITICAGGRYDYLIEEIGGPSMPAVGFGMGMERLLLTLQEKAIEIPEEAYVDLYLGNMGDKAKLEVLKLAKELRDRHIKCEIDHMGKSVKAQMKYANRIGAKYSMVLGEEELNTSKATVKRMEDGEQIEVNIKDIDTLIKVFK is encoded by the coding sequence CAAGCGCCAAAGGGTACAAAAGATTTATTGCCTACAGAATCATATAAGTGGCAATATTTAGAGAATAAATTTAGAAATATAGCAGCGGATTTTGGATGTAGAGAAATAAGAACTCCAATTTTTGAATATACAGAGTTATTTCAAAGGGGAGTAGGGGAAACTACAGATGTAGTTCAAAAGGAAATGTATACTTTTGAAGATAAAGCTGGTAGAAGTATAACTTTAAAACCAGAGGGAACATCACCAGCAGTAAGAGCCTTTGTTGAAGGTAGATTATTCAATGAAACTCAACCTACAAAGATGTATTATTTTACACCTGTTATGAGATATGAAAATGTTCAAAAGGGGAGACTTAGACAACATCATCAATTTGGAATAGAAATTTTTGGAGCAAAAGATGCATCTGTTGATGCAGAAGTTATAAGTATACCTGTTAGAATATATAAAGAATTAGGTGTAAAGGGTGTAGAATTAAATATAAATAGCATAGGTTGCCCTAAATGTAGAAAAACTTATAATGAAGCACTAAAAAAATATTTATCTAAAAACTATGATAAACTATGTTCAACTTGCAAGACTAGATTTGATAAAAATCCACTTAGAATATTAGATTGCAAAGTTGATACTTGTAAAGAAATAGTAAAGGATGCACCAATTATATTAGATTATATATGTTATGAATGTAAGGAACATTTTGAATCACTAAAAAGTTATTTAGATGTGCTAAATATAAATTATAAAGTAGATCCATTTATAGTTAGAGGATTAGATTATTATAGTAAAACTGTATTTGAATTTATAACAGATGATATAACTATATGTGCAGGAGGAAGATATGACTATCTTATAGAAGAAATAGGTGGGCCTTCTATGCCAGCAGTAGGATTTGGAATGGGAATGGAAAGATTACTTTTAACATTGCAAGAAAAAGCAATAGAAATTCCGGAAGAAGCATATGTAGATTTATATTTAGGAAATATGGGAGATAAGGCTAAATTAGAAGTTTTAAAATTAGCTAAGGAATTAAGGGACAGACACATAAAATGTGAAATAGATCATATGGGTAAAAGCGTTAAAGCCCAAATGAAGTATGCCAATAGAATAGGTGCAAAATATTCTATGGTATTAGGTGAAGAAGAATTAAATACTAGTAAAGCAACAGTTAAAAGAATGGAAGATGGAGAGCAAATAGAAGTTAATATAAAAGATATAGATACATTAATTAAAGTATTTAAATAG
- the aspS gene encoding aspartate--tRNA ligase gives MGEALRGLKRTIMCGEPRENNIGEKVTVMGWVQRKRNLGGLIFVDLRDRTGIMQIVFGEEINKEAFEKSDNVKSEYCIAVTGEIVKRQSPNNDMETGAVELKGEDIKILSESETPPIYIKEGLDASENIRLKYRYLDLRRPDMQKIFMIRHKACKVVRNFLDENGFLEMETPILTKSTPEGARDYLVPSRNYKGMFYALPQSPQIFKQLLMVSGYDKYFQITKCFRDEDLRANRQPEFTQIDMELSFVEEDDVIELNERLLAKVFKEVAGIDIKLPIERMPYKIAMEKYGSDKPDLRFGMEINDLTEAVKNSEFKVFKGAIEAGGSVRAIKAGNCATMGRKQIDKLQDFVKTYKAKGLAWIAYKEDEIKSPIAKFLTEEEMKAILEKMDAKVGDLILIVADKNNVVFESLGALRLHLAKELDIINKDEFRFVWITEFPLLSYNEEEGRYQAEHHPFTALMDEDIELLDTDPGKVRAKAYDIVLNGEELGGGSIRIHDSKLQEKMFNVLGFTKEKAWERFGFLLEAFKFGPPPHGGLAYGLDRMIMFLAGTENIKDVITFPKNQNAFCPLTEAPNVVDENQLEELGIKKIEKED, from the coding sequence ATGGGAGAAGCGTTAAGAGGACTTAAGAGAACAATAATGTGTGGTGAGCCTAGAGAAAATAATATAGGTGAAAAAGTTACAGTTATGGGATGGGTTCAAAGAAAGAGAAATTTAGGAGGTTTAATATTTGTAGATTTAAGAGATAGAACAGGAATTATGCAGATAGTTTTTGGCGAAGAAATAAATAAAGAAGCCTTCGAAAAATCAGATAACGTAAAATCAGAATATTGTATAGCTGTAACAGGTGAAATAGTTAAAAGACAATCACCAAATAATGATATGGAAACTGGAGCTGTGGAATTAAAAGGGGAAGATATAAAAATATTATCTGAATCAGAAACACCTCCTATATACATAAAGGAAGGTTTGGATGCGTCTGAAAATATAAGATTAAAATATAGATATCTTGATTTAAGAAGACCAGATATGCAAAAAATATTTATGATAAGACATAAGGCATGTAAAGTTGTTAGAAATTTCTTAGATGAAAATGGCTTTTTAGAAATGGAAACTCCAATACTTACAAAAAGTACTCCAGAAGGAGCTCGTGACTATTTAGTTCCAAGTAGAAATTATAAAGGAATGTTTTATGCATTACCACAATCACCACAAATATTTAAACAGCTTTTAATGGTTTCAGGCTATGATAAATATTTCCAAATAACCAAATGTTTTAGAGATGAAGATTTAAGAGCTAATAGACAACCAGAATTCACACAAATAGATATGGAATTATCATTTGTAGAAGAAGATGATGTAATAGAATTAAACGAAAGATTATTAGCTAAAGTATTTAAAGAAGTTGCAGGAATAGATATAAAACTTCCAATAGAAAGAATGCCATACAAAATAGCTATGGAAAAATACGGTTCAGATAAACCAGATTTAAGATTTGGAATGGAAATAAATGATTTAACAGAAGCTGTTAAAAATTCAGAATTTAAAGTATTCAAAGGAGCTATAGAAGCCGGTGGTTCTGTAAGAGCAATCAAAGCAGGTAACTGTGCTACTATGGGAAGAAAACAAATAGATAAGCTGCAAGACTTTGTTAAAACTTATAAAGCAAAAGGATTAGCTTGGATAGCTTACAAAGAAGATGAAATAAAATCTCCAATAGCTAAATTCTTAACAGAAGAAGAAATGAAAGCTATATTAGAAAAAATGGATGCTAAAGTAGGCGATTTAATATTAATAGTAGCAGATAAAAATAATGTAGTATTTGAAAGTTTAGGTGCATTAAGATTACACCTAGCAAAAGAATTAGATATTATAAATAAAGATGAATTTAGATTTGTATGGATAACTGAATTCCCATTATTATCTTACAATGAAGAAGAAGGCAGATATCAAGCAGAACATCATCCATTTACGGCATTAATGGATGAGGATATAGAACTATTAGATACAGATCCAGGAAAAGTAAGAGCAAAGGCTTACGACATAGTATTAAACGGAGAAGAATTAGGTGGAGGAAGTATAAGAATACATGATAGTAAACTTCAAGAAAAAATGTTTAATGTATTAGGCTTCACTAAAGAAAAGGCTTGGGAAAGATTTGGGTTCTTACTTGAAGCATTTAAATTTGGACCACCACCACATGGTGGATTAGCTTATGGTCTTGATAGAATGATAATGTTTTTAGCAGGAACAGAAAATATTAAAGACGTAATAACATTCCCTAAGAATCAAAATGCATTCTGCCCATTAACAGAAGCACCAAATGTAGTTGATGAAAATCAATTAGAAGAATTAGGAATAAAAAAAATAGAAAAAGAAGATTAA
- a CDS encoding SoxR reducing system RseC family protein → MKEIGYIKSVKDGYASVIFKRKSGCGDNCAGCKSNCGSKSITTDVKDTLGVSIGDMVEIDMATKSFFAMTFWTYTFPLIMLVIGLVSSLLIFKNLGIKQYELLATAVGLVFLSISYSVLSHMDKKLGKNQSYTLKMTRILNR, encoded by the coding sequence ATGAAAGAAATAGGTTATATTAAATCAGTAAAAGATGGCTATGCTTCTGTTATATTTAAAAGAAAATCTGGTTGTGGAGATAACTGTGCTGGTTGCAAATCTAACTGTGGATCTAAATCTATAACTACAGATGTTAAAGATACGCTAGGAGTGTCTATAGGAGATATGGTAGAAATAGATATGGCTACCAAATCATTTTTTGCTATGACATTTTGGACATATACTTTTCCATTAATAATGCTAGTAATTGGTTTAGTTAGTTCTCTTTTAATTTTCAAAAACTTAGGCATAAAACAGTATGAATTACTTGCAACAGCAGTTGGTCTAGTATTTTTAAGTATTTCTTATTCTGTTTTAAGTCATATGGATAAAAAATTAGGTAAAAACCAAAGTTACACTCTTAAAATGACACGAATACTTAATAGATAA
- a CDS encoding alpha/beta-type small acid-soluble spore protein, with protein MANRSSNQLVVPEAKQGLKNLKMEVANEVGLSNYDTVDKGNLTARQNGYVGGNMTKKMVEAYENGLK; from the coding sequence ATGGCAAACAGAAGTTCAAATCAATTAGTAGTACCAGAAGCTAAACAAGGATTAAAAAATTTAAAAATGGAAGTTGCTAACGAAGTAGGTTTATCAAACTACGATACTGTTGATAAAGGAAACTTAACAGCAAGACAAAACGGCTATGTTGGTGGCAACATGACAAAGAAAATGGTAGAAGCATACGAAAATGGCTTAAAATAG
- a CDS encoding CPC_1213 family protein has translation MSKKYNRTQHDKKEDGNFKKKNIKHDPQAESARAVFGLKENK, from the coding sequence ATGTCTAAGAAATATAATAGAACACAACATGATAAAAAGGAAGACGGAAATTTTAAAAAGAAAAATATAAAACATGATCCTCAAGCAGAAAGTGCAAGGGCAGTATTTGGATTGAAAGAGAATAAATAA